A window of the Flavobacterium sangjuense genome harbors these coding sequences:
- a CDS encoding glycoside hydrolase family 97 protein: MKRIAFIGLLFLGFQVTAQSVQSPSKQITLNFSLSKNGNPTYEVSYKNKPIVLNSRLGVKLKSGGDLTADFSIDSVRQRTINETWKPVLGEQSNIKDNYNELTIALSQKTTGRRINIIFKAFDEGVAFRYDFPKQAKLDYFIISDEMSEFNLTGDHKTFWIPGDFDSQEYAYNETKLSEINTEKIDLNNGIGLKSIAGKHVIQSPLMMKSTDGLYLNIFEAAVVNYPIMHLDLVPNEFKLKSRLVPNAIGDKAYLQAPCVSPWRTIMISDDARDIVSSKMILNLNEPSKIEDTSWIKPMKYVGVWWEMHVGKSTWDYAGSQNAQNAADGQLKPTGKHGATTENTKRYIDFAAKNGFDGVLVEGWNVGWEDWFGNWKEDVFDFTTPYPDFDLKAVNDYAKSKGIKMIMHHETSGSVANYERHLDRALELMKKYGYPAAKSGYVGRIIPRGEFHDGQTLVNHFNFVARRFADYKLMVNSHESSRPTGYSRTYPNYIAAEAARGTEFNGWSNGNPPMHETILPFTRLLGGPMDYTPGIFEIKMNHYDPKKTEQVHTTLAKQLALYVTMYSPLQMAADLPENYDRYSDAFQFIKDVAVDWQDSKYLEAEPGDYLTVARKDKHSEKWFLGAITDENARRTKVSLAFLTPGKKYRAIIYQDGKKAHWQNNPKSYEIIAKTVTYKDFIQLNMAAGGGTAISFEPIN; this comes from the coding sequence ATGAAAAGAATTGCCTTTATCGGATTACTGTTCTTAGGATTTCAGGTTACTGCGCAAAGCGTGCAATCGCCATCCAAACAAATCACTCTTAATTTTTCCTTATCAAAAAATGGAAATCCGACTTATGAGGTTTCCTATAAAAACAAACCCATAGTCCTGAATAGCCGTTTGGGAGTTAAGTTAAAAAGCGGAGGCGACTTGACGGCTGATTTTAGTATCGATAGTGTTCGCCAAAGAACCATAAATGAAACTTGGAAGCCAGTTTTGGGTGAGCAGTCCAACATCAAGGATAACTACAACGAACTAACTATTGCGCTTTCGCAAAAGACAACCGGAAGAAGAATCAATATCATTTTCAAAGCCTTTGATGAAGGTGTTGCTTTCCGTTATGATTTTCCAAAACAAGCCAAGTTGGATTACTTTATTATTTCAGATGAAATGTCTGAGTTTAACTTGACTGGCGACCACAAAACATTTTGGATTCCGGGCGATTTTGACAGTCAGGAATACGCCTATAACGAAACGAAACTTTCAGAAATAAATACTGAAAAAATAGATTTGAATAATGGAATTGGTTTAAAAAGCATTGCAGGTAAACATGTTATTCAATCACCGTTAATGATGAAATCGACAGATGGTTTGTATCTTAATATTTTTGAAGCGGCTGTGGTCAATTATCCAATAATGCATTTGGATTTGGTGCCAAACGAATTCAAATTAAAATCACGTCTAGTTCCGAATGCTATTGGCGATAAAGCCTATTTGCAAGCACCTTGTGTTTCGCCTTGGCGTACCATTATGATTAGCGATGACGCGCGCGATATTGTGAGCTCTAAAATGATTTTAAATCTAAATGAACCATCAAAAATTGAAGACACATCGTGGATAAAGCCGATGAAATACGTTGGTGTTTGGTGGGAAATGCATGTGGGAAAATCAACCTGGGATTATGCCGGTTCACAAAACGCACAAAATGCAGCTGATGGTCAGTTAAAACCAACCGGAAAACATGGAGCAACAACAGAAAATACTAAACGTTATATTGATTTTGCTGCCAAAAATGGTTTTGATGGCGTTCTGGTTGAAGGCTGGAATGTTGGCTGGGAAGACTGGTTTGGCAACTGGAAAGAAGATGTTTTCGATTTTACAACGCCTTATCCTGATTTTGATTTAAAAGCCGTGAATGATTATGCTAAATCAAAAGGGATTAAAATGATTATGCATCACGAAACCTCTGGTTCTGTGGCGAATTACGAGCGACATTTGGATAGGGCATTAGAATTAATGAAAAAATATGGTTATCCGGCTGCGAAGTCGGGTTATGTTGGAAGAATCATTCCGCGTGGCGAATTTCATGATGGTCAAACCTTGGTAAATCATTTCAACTTTGTGGCTCGACGATTTGCAGACTACAAATTGATGGTAAACTCGCACGAAAGCTCAAGACCGACAGGTTACAGCAGAACCTATCCAAATTATATTGCAGCCGAAGCAGCGAGAGGAACAGAATTCAATGGCTGGAGTAACGGGAATCCGCCAATGCACGAAACCATTTTGCCATTCACCAGATTACTTGGTGGACCAATGGATTATACACCCGGAATTTTTGAAATCAAGATGAATCACTACGATCCAAAGAAAACGGAACAAGTACATACGACTTTGGCTAAACAATTGGCACTATATGTAACCATGTATTCTCCATTGCAAATGGCAGCCGATTTACCTGAGAATTATGATCGCTATTCAGATGCTTTCCAATTTATAAAAGATGTCGCAGTTGATTGGCAGGACAGTAAATATTTAGAAGCTGAGCCTGGAGATTATCTTACCGTTGCCAGAAAAGACAAGCATTCAGAAAAATGGTTCCTCGGCGCTATCACTGATGAGAATGCAAGAAGAACCAAAGTAAGCCTTGCATTTTTAACGCCAGGAAAAAAATATAGAGCCATCATTTATCAGGATGGGAAAAAGGCACATTGGCAAAATAACCCAAAGAGTTATGAAATTATTGCTAAAACAGTTACTTACAAAGATTTCATCCAATTAAACATGGCAGCGGGTGGCGGAACTGCTATTTCTTTTGAACCAATTAACTAA
- a CDS encoding GNAT family N-acetyltransferase has protein sequence MAKNYTIRNAKPNEFEAIGKLMVNVYSQLDGFPKPTEQPAYYAMLSNIGDFTTKPNTELLVIVSEDNKVLGGVVFFADMKYYGSGGTATSETNAAAFRLLAIDPETRGQGLGKLLTEACIQKAKDKKLSQVIIHSTKAMQTAWKMYENIGFKRSEDLDFMQGELPVFGFRLLLKKL, from the coding sequence ATGGCTAAAAATTATACGATAAGAAATGCGAAGCCTAATGAGTTCGAAGCCATTGGCAAACTGATGGTTAATGTTTATTCACAACTTGACGGATTTCCAAAACCAACCGAACAGCCCGCCTATTATGCCATGCTTTCGAATATTGGTGATTTTACTACTAAACCGAATACTGAGCTTTTAGTAATCGTTTCAGAAGACAACAAAGTATTGGGTGGAGTTGTTTTCTTTGCTGATATGAAATACTATGGCTCTGGTGGCACTGCGACCTCAGAAACCAACGCTGCGGCTTTTAGATTGCTTGCCATTGATCCTGAAACTCGTGGACAAGGTTTGGGAAAACTTTTAACCGAAGCCTGCATCCAAAAAGCCAAAGATAAAAAGCTGTCACAAGTAATCATTCACAGCACAAAAGCAATGCAAACAGCTTGGAAAATGTATGAAAATATAGGATTTAAAAGATCGGAAGATTTAGATTTTATGCAGGGCGAGCTTCCTGTTTTTGGATTTCGTTTGTTACTTAAAAAATTATAA
- a CDS encoding M28 family peptidase — MKNLLLSFFFLLLVTKGFGQEYIPYYGSIVEQCSQANITNNLTAYEALGLKRRGTVSLQNTLDWLKNKYLEFGYTANQIVEDSYTYTGSTAVCKNLIVTKVGTVYPNTYVIVCGHYDSIGGSGTNDNGSGLVSILETARLLQNIPTEYSIKFINFSGEEDGLKGSQHYVSAIVNGTTPKMDIRLVLNLDEVGGVAGLTNNTITCERDTNNSPSTNNAQSSIMTNQLMTCVELYSPLNAQLSYAYASDYMSFQSNNEIITGLFETNETTHKHTNTDLLIYMDPVYNYNVAKATIGATMHFAVAATSALGNDQFQNENQVSFFPSPAKDVLNINIGSIIDTDYSFSLIDLQGKIVINKHVENAHLIETVSLDGLSKGMYLAVLQTSNKRIAKKIIVE, encoded by the coding sequence ATGAAAAACCTACTACTTTCATTTTTCTTTCTTTTATTAGTTACTAAAGGTTTTGGTCAGGAATATATTCCTTATTATGGTTCAATAGTAGAACAATGTTCTCAGGCAAATATCACCAACAATTTAACAGCCTACGAAGCATTGGGATTAAAAAGAAGAGGAACTGTCTCTCTGCAAAATACTTTAGATTGGCTAAAAAACAAATACCTTGAATTTGGTTATACAGCAAATCAAATTGTGGAAGATTCCTATACGTATACTGGTTCAACAGCAGTATGTAAAAACCTTATTGTTACCAAAGTCGGTACCGTTTATCCAAATACATATGTAATTGTTTGTGGTCATTATGATTCCATTGGTGGCTCAGGAACTAATGATAACGGAAGCGGATTAGTTTCTATTTTGGAAACTGCCAGATTGTTGCAAAATATCCCAACAGAATATTCAATTAAATTTATCAATTTCAGCGGAGAAGAAGACGGTCTAAAAGGAAGTCAGCATTATGTGAGCGCTATCGTAAACGGAACTACTCCAAAAATGGATATTCGTTTGGTTTTAAATTTGGATGAAGTTGGTGGCGTTGCTGGTTTGACTAACAATACAATAACTTGTGAAAGAGATACAAATAATTCTCCTTCAACGAATAATGCCCAATCAAGCATTATGACTAACCAATTGATGACTTGTGTCGAATTGTATTCTCCTTTAAACGCACAACTATCTTATGCTTATGCTTCGGATTATATGTCGTTTCAAAGTAATAATGAAATTATAACCGGGCTTTTTGAAACCAATGAAACAACCCATAAACACACTAATACGGATTTGTTAATTTATATGGATCCTGTTTATAATTATAATGTTGCCAAAGCTACAATTGGAGCCACAATGCATTTTGCTGTGGCTGCAACATCAGCTTTGGGAAACGACCAATTTCAAAATGAGAACCAAGTGAGTTTCTTTCCAAGTCCGGCCAAGGATGTTTTGAATATCAACATTGGAAGCATCATCGATACCGATTATTCTTTTTCTTTAATTGATTTGCAAGGCAAAATAGTTATTAATAAACACGTCGAAAATGCACATTTGATAGAGACAGTTTCTTTAGATGGTTTGTCAAAAGGCATGTATCTTGCGGTTTTGCAGACATCGAATAAAAGAATTGCTAAGAAAATTATTGTGGAATAA
- a CDS encoding serine hydrolase domain-containing protein — protein MTSKISLYTTQLLAIILLTISCSKQEKTDDGIIKMNKNGIPVMQPLQEELPKLTSAYINDKKYGVSRYFEKTWSEKNDNVAFLVAKNGQIIYENYMGYANKRTGEMISKNMPLHIASVSKVLTSTAILMLIDAKKITLDQKVNTIIKNFPYPEVTIQTLLNHRSGMRNYAYFTFENGNWDKKETLTNEDIVKVMVEKGITLERPTDTGFGYCNTNYAMLALIIEKVTGLKYPEAMKEMIFAPLGMTNTFVFDIAKDRDIIAPSYKGNNVEIGIDYLDGIYGDKNIYSTPRDLLKFDKARYAPFFLNPDLLKKVYKGYSYEAKGIRNYGLGIRMSEFEKGEPYYYHNGWWHGNTSCFINLRKEKVTIIVLSNKFTRKTYQAKKLAGLFGDYPFKLDDDGEE, from the coding sequence ATGACATCCAAAATTAGTCTCTATACTACCCAATTGCTTGCTATTATTCTGCTTACTATTTCTTGTTCAAAGCAAGAGAAGACGGATGATGGCATAATTAAAATGAATAAAAACGGTATTCCGGTAATGCAGCCTTTGCAAGAGGAATTGCCAAAACTTACTTCGGCTTATATCAATGACAAAAAATATGGCGTTAGTCGTTATTTTGAAAAAACATGGTCAGAGAAGAATGATAACGTAGCTTTTTTGGTTGCCAAAAACGGTCAGATAATTTATGAAAATTATATGGGCTATGCCAATAAAAGAACTGGGGAAATGATTTCTAAAAATATGCCATTGCATATTGCTTCTGTGAGTAAAGTATTGACTTCTACAGCAATTCTGATGCTTATTGATGCTAAAAAAATTACCTTGGACCAAAAGGTAAATACGATTATCAAAAACTTTCCTTATCCTGAAGTTACTATTCAAACACTCCTTAATCATCGTAGCGGCATGAGAAATTACGCCTACTTTACTTTTGAAAATGGCAATTGGGATAAAAAAGAAACCCTGACCAATGAAGATATTGTAAAGGTTATGGTAGAGAAAGGAATTACTTTAGAGAGACCAACCGACACCGGATTTGGTTATTGCAATACCAATTATGCAATGCTTGCCTTGATTATTGAAAAGGTTACCGGATTGAAATATCCTGAAGCAATGAAAGAAATGATTTTTGCACCGCTTGGCATGACCAATACCTTTGTTTTTGACATTGCAAAAGATCGTGACATCATTGCTCCGTCTTATAAAGGAAATAATGTAGAAATTGGAATTGATTATCTGGACGGAATTTATGGTGACAAAAACATCTATTCCACTCCGAGAGATTTATTGAAATTCGACAAAGCACGCTATGCTCCTTTTTTCCTGAATCCGGATTTGCTCAAAAAGGTGTATAAAGGATATAGTTATGAAGCCAAAGGAATTCGTAATTATGGTTTAGGTATCAGAATGTCAGAGTTTGAAAAAGGCGAACCTTATTATTATCATAACGGTTGGTGGCACGGAAACACTTCCTGTTTTATCAACTTACGAAAAGAGAAAGTTACGATTATAGTGCTGTCTAATAAGTTTACAAGAAAGACATATCAAGCTAAAAAACTAGCCGGCCTTTTTGGCGATTATCCATTCAAACTGGATGATGATGGTGAGGAATGA
- a CDS encoding ribosomal maturation YjgA family protein, with amino-acid sequence MAIIHSNWMMMVRNDMIKFDLKYFALTISLFIIETLIALYVHDNFVRPYFGDVLVVILIYCFVKSFFKLKVLTAALFVLLFSFAIEFLQYLNIVEKLELQHSKIARTVIGTSFSWEDIISYVAGILIVISIEYFISKKT; translated from the coding sequence TTGGCGATTATCCATTCAAACTGGATGATGATGGTGAGGAATGATATGATAAAATTCGACCTGAAATATTTTGCATTAACTATTTCACTTTTCATTATCGAGACGCTAATTGCGCTTTATGTACATGACAACTTTGTGCGTCCTTACTTTGGAGATGTTCTGGTTGTAATCCTAATTTATTGCTTTGTAAAGTCATTTTTTAAATTAAAAGTGCTGACTGCTGCACTATTTGTCTTGCTATTCTCATTTGCGATAGAATTTCTGCAATACCTGAATATTGTTGAAAAGCTAGAATTACAACATTCAAAAATTGCCAGAACCGTTATCGGAACTTCTTTTTCCTGGGAAGATATTATTTCTTATGTTGCAGGAATACTTATTGTGATTTCAATTGAATATTTTATTAGTAAGAAGACATAA
- a CDS encoding MFS transporter, producing MSTTKTNYPALYTLITVFFFWGFIAAGNSIFIPFCKSYFSLDQFQSQLVDFAFYTAYYIGALLLFAFGNSSGKDIVGKWGYKKSIVYGLLFSALGAGAMILAVEANLYAGMLVGLFIVALGFSLQQTAANPFAILLGNPKTGADRVNLGGGINSFGTTIGPIVVALALFGTAASVSEDQIKSLELSKVVILYVGVGLLFIAAAGLFYFSKKVPAGISDEPMEKANKALWTLIVMTILLAACFIPIFKTYQIDTASLSTADMADLEQYRMNWLLGALAVVVGGILFSYASAQKKAEGWGAMQYPQLVLGMLAIFTYVGVEVAIGSNLGSLLNLKEFGSLQSSDIAPYVSMYWGSLMIGRWAGAISVFNLKGSSKTLALIIIPLIAFGIILGVNILSGKDMKPLYYYVFCVLIQIGAFFLSKDKPARTLIIFGVFGMLAMIVGLCSSGTIAIYAFLAGGLACSIMWPAIFSLSIIGLGKYTSQGSAFLIMMILGGGIIPPIQGKLSDIIGIHQSYIITVVCFAYLTLFAFLVKGILKKQNIDVDTIEMDETH from the coding sequence ATGAGTACAACCAAAACCAATTATCCTGCGCTTTATACCCTTATTACAGTCTTTTTCTTTTGGGGTTTTATTGCTGCCGGGAACAGTATTTTTATTCCTTTTTGTAAAAGTTATTTTTCTTTAGATCAATTTCAATCACAGCTGGTTGATTTTGCTTTTTACACTGCTTATTATATTGGCGCTTTGTTGCTTTTTGCTTTTGGAAATAGCAGCGGAAAAGACATTGTTGGAAAATGGGGTTACAAAAAAAGTATAGTGTACGGATTATTGTTTTCGGCACTTGGAGCCGGAGCAATGATTTTGGCTGTTGAAGCTAATTTGTATGCCGGAATGTTAGTAGGATTGTTTATCGTAGCATTAGGTTTTTCATTGCAACAAACGGCAGCAAATCCGTTTGCAATTTTATTAGGTAATCCAAAAACAGGAGCAGACAGGGTAAATCTTGGAGGCGGAATCAATTCATTTGGAACAACCATTGGACCGATAGTAGTGGCTTTAGCCTTATTTGGAACTGCAGCTTCGGTTTCAGAAGACCAGATTAAGAGTCTGGAATTAAGCAAAGTTGTTATTTTATATGTTGGCGTTGGATTACTATTCATTGCAGCAGCAGGCTTATTTTATTTTTCCAAAAAGGTGCCAGCAGGCATTTCAGATGAACCAATGGAAAAAGCGAACAAAGCTTTATGGACATTAATTGTAATGACAATCTTATTGGCAGCATGCTTTATTCCAATTTTTAAAACATATCAAATTGATACAGCAAGTTTGAGTACTGCTGATATGGCTGATTTAGAGCAATACAGAATGAACTGGCTTTTAGGCGCTTTGGCCGTGGTAGTTGGTGGAATATTATTTTCGTATGCTTCAGCACAGAAAAAAGCCGAAGGTTGGGGAGCAATGCAATATCCGCAGTTGGTTTTGGGGATGCTTGCCATTTTTACTTATGTCGGAGTAGAAGTCGCTATAGGAAGTAACCTCGGAAGTTTGTTGAATCTGAAGGAATTTGGGAGTCTGCAATCGTCTGATATTGCTCCTTATGTTTCGATGTATTGGGGAAGTTTAATGATTGGACGTTGGGCTGGTGCCATTAGTGTTTTTAATTTAAAAGGCAGCAGCAAAACATTAGCATTGATAATTATTCCGTTGATAGCATTCGGAATTATCTTGGGCGTTAATATTCTTTCAGGAAAAGATATGAAACCTTTGTATTATTATGTTTTCTGTGTACTTATTCAAATTGGTGCTTTCTTTTTAAGTAAAGACAAACCAGCCAGAACCTTAATTATTTTCGGGGTTTTCGGAATGTTAGCAATGATAGTTGGTTTGTGTTCATCAGGAACTATTGCAATCTATGCTTTCTTAGCTGGTGGTTTAGCCTGCAGCATTATGTGGCCGGCAATTTTTAGTTTATCCATTATTGGTTTAGGAAAATATACTTCTCAAGGTTCGGCGTTTTTAATTATGATGATTTTGGGTGGTGGAATTATCCCACCAATACAAGGAAAACTATCTGATATCATTGGAATTCATCAATCCTATATTATTACGGTTGTTTGTTTTGCCTATCTGACATTATTTGCCTTTTTGGTAAAAGGCATTTTGAAAAAGCAAAACATTGATGTTGACACTATAGAAATGGATGAAACCCATTAA
- a CDS encoding NAD(P)-dependent oxidoreductase: MKFGIIKERKNPPDRRVVFTPSALVRLQKEHPDATVKVESSDIRVFTDEEYKKLGIEVVDDVSDCDVLFGVKEIPVDYLIPNKKYFLFSHTIKKQVHNRKLLQAILDKKIELYDHETIVDASNRRLIGFGRYAGIVGAYNGFRAFGIKYELFNLPKAETLQTKEDLVVRLKRQILPNIKIVLTGHGKVGMGAKEILDGMKVKQVSPEDFLNKIYSEAVYTQIDVLDYNKRIDGTVAGDNNDFYKHPESYTSNFERFTKVADIFMAGHFHGNDAPDILTLEMLQASDCKIKVVADISCDVDGPIACTIRSSTIAEPFYGFLPIENREVPYTHPGSIMVMAVDNLPCELPKDASEGFGEMFMEHVIPAFFNNDKDGILQRAKITENGKLTERFAYLQDYVDGHTVHS; encoded by the coding sequence ATGAAGTTTGGAATTATTAAAGAGCGAAAAAATCCACCCGATAGAAGAGTAGTTTTCACTCCGTCAGCATTAGTTCGTTTGCAAAAAGAGCATCCCGATGCCACAGTCAAAGTTGAAAGTTCGGATATCAGAGTTTTTACTGATGAAGAATATAAAAAATTAGGCATTGAAGTAGTTGATGATGTTTCAGATTGCGATGTTCTTTTTGGGGTAAAAGAAATTCCGGTTGATTATTTAATTCCAAATAAAAAGTATTTCCTCTTTTCGCATACCATTAAAAAGCAAGTGCATAACCGAAAATTGCTTCAGGCTATACTTGATAAAAAGATAGAGTTATATGATCATGAAACTATAGTCGATGCAAGTAACAGACGTTTGATTGGCTTTGGTCGTTATGCAGGAATTGTTGGAGCATATAATGGTTTTAGAGCATTCGGGATAAAATATGAGTTGTTCAATTTGCCAAAAGCAGAAACGCTGCAAACAAAAGAAGATTTAGTTGTTCGCCTGAAAAGACAAATTTTGCCAAACATCAAAATTGTTTTGACCGGTCATGGCAAAGTCGGAATGGGAGCAAAGGAAATTCTTGATGGCATGAAAGTAAAACAGGTTTCTCCGGAGGATTTCTTAAACAAAATATATTCAGAAGCTGTTTACACCCAAATTGACGTTTTGGATTATAACAAGCGAATTGACGGCACTGTAGCTGGAGATAATAATGATTTTTATAAGCATCCTGAATCTTATACTTCTAACTTTGAGCGTTTTACCAAAGTTGCTGATATCTTCATGGCAGGTCATTTCCACGGAAACGATGCTCCGGATATTCTGACTCTTGAAATGCTTCAGGCATCCGATTGTAAAATAAAAGTTGTTGCCGATATTTCCTGCGATGTTGATGGCCCAATAGCCTGCACCATAAGATCATCAACGATTGCGGAACCGTTTTATGGTTTTTTACCAATCGAAAACAGAGAAGTTCCTTATACGCATCCGGGTTCAATAATGGTTATGGCAGTTGATAATTTGCCATGTGAATTACCAAAAGATGCGAGCGAAGGATTTGGCGAAATGTTTATGGAACACGTAATTCCGGCTTTCTTCAACAATGATAAAGACGGAATTCTGCAACGTGCCAAAATTACCGAAAACGGAAAACTAACAGAACGTTTTGCTTATTTACAGGACTATGTTGACGGACACACCGTTCACAGCTAA